The following are encoded in a window of Manihot esculenta cultivar AM560-2 chromosome 8, M.esculenta_v8, whole genome shotgun sequence genomic DNA:
- the LOC110620343 gene encoding short-chain dehydrogenase TIC 32 B, chloroplastic has protein sequence MSSILSLVTGWPGPSGFGSASSAEQVTEGIDASHLTAIITGGASGIGLETARVLALRKARVIIGARNMEAANEAKKIILEEVEDGRVDVLKLDLASIKSVREFARNFIALNLPLNILINNAGIMFCPYQLSEDGIEMQFATNHIGHFLLTNLLLDKMKETAKTTGVEGRIVNLSSIAHIHTYEDGIQFDDINNPTSYSDKRAYGQSKLANILHANELTRCFQEEGVNITANAVHPGLIMTNLMKHSAILMRILKFFSFLLWKNVPQGAATTCYVALHPNLKGVSGKYFVDCNEIKPSTFARDELLARKLWDFSNKLINSSSKSY, from the exons ATGAGCAGCATCTTGTCTTTGGTCACAGGGTGGCCTGGTCCAAGTGGGTTCGGCTCAGCTTCTTCTGCCGAGCAGGTTACTGAAGGGATTGATGCTTCTCATCTCACAGCCATCATCACTG GTGGAGCTAGTGGGATAGGGTTGGAGACTGCGAGAGTGTTGGCTCTTCGTAAGGCTCGTGTGATCATAGGAGCCAGAAACATGGAGGCTGCAAATGAAGCAAAGAAAATTATTCTTGAAGAGGTTGAAGATGGCAGAGTGGATGTTCTCAAACTTGATTTGGCTTCCATCAAATCTGTCAGAGAATTTGCTCGTAATTTTATTGCTCTTAATCTTCCTCTTAACATCTTAAT AAACAATGCAGGTATAATGTTCTGCCCTTACCAGCTCTCTGAAGATGGAATAGAGATGCAATTTGCTACTAATCATATCG GTCATTTCCTCTTGACAAACCTTCTACTGGACAAGATGAAAGAAACTGCAAAAACCACTGGCGTTGAGGGAAGGATAGTGAATCTATCATCAATAGCCCACATCCATACTTATGAAGATGGAATTCAATTTGATGACATCAACAATCCCACAAG TTACTCTGATAAAAGGGCATATGGGCAATCCAAGTTGGCCAACATACTCCATGCCAATGAGCTTACCCGTTGCTTTCAG GAAGAGGGTGTGAATATTACAGCCAATGCAGTCCATCCAGGATTAATTATGACTAATCTAATGAAACATTCTGCAATCCTAATGA GAATATTGAAGTTCTTTAGCTTTCTGCTATGGAAGAATGTGCCTCAG GGGGCAGCAACCACATGCTATGTGGCACTTCACCCAAATTTGAAAGGGGTGAGTGGAAAATACTTTGTGGACTGCAATGAGATAAAACCAAGCACATTTGCTAGGGATGAGTTATTGGCAAGAAAACTCTGGGATTTTAGCAACAAGCTCATTAACTCATCTTCTAAATCTTATTAA